The following coding sequences are from one Oncorhynchus kisutch isolate 150728-3 linkage group LG23, Okis_V2, whole genome shotgun sequence window:
- the LOC109868800 gene encoding zinc finger FYVE domain-containing protein 16 isoform X1: MDNFFKAAVCDLDKLLDDFELNTDEHNYRSVSLTPPAYPGHSLGPQGFLLETSTVPVPHSLLDLNSLHYGTAPSCPDCSSPSPGDCQAKGRPLMGVDLLSSVDGRGAAKSCAPPFPKRALKPVCDLVSDTGSAHLLLRANSHDAFSELDVVERRLEEELLVDFTSPLVALPEDSSAGLGPGLGRTEGREAAGGGEGLLGLDSGGYSATLSLLDVILPAAVERPPSLRNSESGETEEERDREGEATEVAFVNQHLKITPARQDQASVPPVAIDTKKEDTPTCDIDTETREEGEGSLEPSELTEAESSGSCTGQEPNPEDGSGGVAESPSAETELSLSCLPMGVSMCGALVASKNPEEAMGGGGGEAGLTETLEAESLSAFEVQEEVTLPENPETVGDCTNPDDAPENKPVQSPSTQSPETTTMPFHLVASAPTVSQRPLKVSFSLVEKQPVTGAPQRPASPTSEPSPNPMDPPAFGFEYLPESDQAGLLVTDEELDAFLRGETQGQEDNGVPDCGRPGENLQDEGFSELNGNLEERLVEEELRRCSRSLGEGLERLASRESDRTLSAEGDVSRALSAPSQDPPSPSHKDSSPCSPRNLPPPYYGGARPKQLHCQAPRAPPAAGEDQGPSSPTDRTDTGEEVDQSPSPPSPNPAEDPSNQGVPCPGYSPPELYVSSVGYDELSEPPPYPGKPAGEGSGSSEGREAEDEDGLGCKQPPWVPDSEAPNCMNCWQKFTFTRRRHHCRACGKVYCAICCNRRCKLKYLDKEARVCVVCFETVHRSKTQAQALERMRSPPGPSPNPNVPSEYCSTIPPLQQARAAGTLNSPPPTVMVPVSVLKNPGSDGCPREQKRVWFADGILPNGEVANTTKLSVTGRRGSQESSPVTPDPPTAGSRVSPGSAAVSEGGVSASVEVVRPVSGPWDYSLLCGVGGCVERSPSLLPEDEEGLPPLLITTGEEEGGGDLLVEERPATCQILLLLEEGGPRPLTFVLNANLLVNIKLVTYCCRKCWCLGSSGLQTVGQREVVFILEVLPEERALPKDLFTLYLSIYQDAQRGKYVEELGNVAFTGSFLGSKEHGGVLFYSPTFQPLEGLCLPPQPFLCGLLIQRLEVPWAKVFPLRLLLRLGAEHSVYPSTLVSVRFRETVFRETGHTIMNLLADLRNYQYSLPAVEGLRIHMEMGHSYIDIPKSSFPEMLKVVNASNEHVISVGAGFSSEADSHLVCFQNNEGTYQTQANSQPGKTRTVTGASFVVFNGALKASSGFIAKSSIVEDGLMVQIPPETMEALRAALRGQTDFHIPCGKADGGELRDNVTVRWIDWSSPVNAGVTSGVDRKPLEGVHSVRMQQDTEFESDGRTIRCTEVFYWLKSPDMSLSAVLPSCSVFHREMAVASCSALTPHLSVLSASGINSLALRVSTHTDMVEYQAGSGGRLLPQHYMNELDNALIPVIHGGSARVPQTAMDMEFIFYITHTV; this comes from the exons ATGGACAACTTCTTCAAGGCTGCTGTATGTGACCTGGACAAGCTTCTGGATGACTTTGAGCTCAATACAG ATGAGCACAACTACAGATCAGTCTCTCTGACACCTCCCGCGTATCCCGGTCACTCTCTGGGCCCCCAGGGTTTCCTTCTGGAAACCTCCACAGTTCCAGTTCCGCACTCTCTCCTTGACCTAAACTCCCTGCACTATGGCACTGCCCCCAGCTGCCCCGACTGTTCCAGCCCCAGTCCTGGAGATTGCCAGGCCAAGGGACGGCCTCTCATGGGGGTTGACCTGCTCTCCTCTGTGGACGGCCGGGGGGCTGCTAAGAGCTGTGCGCCACCCTTCCCCAAGCGGGCCCTGAAGCCTGTGTGTGACCTGGTCAGTGACACAGGCTCAGCCCACCTCCTCCTCCGGGCCAACAGCCACGACGCCTTCAGTGAGCTGGATGTGGTGGAGAGACGGCTGGAGGAGGAGCTTCTGGTGGACTTCACCAGCCCCTTGGTAGCACTGCCTGAGGACTCCTCAGCAGGTCTGGGTCCCGGCCTTGGGAGGACTGAGGGGAGGGAGGCTGCcgggggaggggaggggctgcTGGGGCTGGACTCTGGTGGTTACTCTGCCACTCTCAGTCTGCTGGATGTGATTCTCCCTGCTGCTGTGGAGAGGCCCCCCTCACTGAGGAACTCTGAGTCTGGAGAgacggaggaagagagagacagagagggagaagcgacAGAGGTGGCCTTCGTCAACCAACACCTGAAAATCACACCAGCCCGCCAGGACCAGGCTAGTGTCCCACCTGTTGCCATAGACACCAAAAAAGAGGACACTCCCACGTGTGATATCGACACAGAGACcagggaggagggtgaggggtCTTTGGAGCCCTCTGAGCTGACTGAAGCAGAGAGCTCTGGGAGCTGCACTGGACAGGAACCTAACCCTGAGGACGGCAGTGGTGGTGTGGCCGAGAGCCCATCAGCAGAGACAGAGCTTTCACTGTCCTGCCTGCCCATGGGCGTGTCCATGTGTGGGGCCCTGGTGGCCTCCAAGAACCCTGAGGAAGCcatgggaggggggggaggggaggctgGCCTAACTGAGACCTTAGAGGCAGAGTCCCTGTCTGCTTTCGAAGTCCAGGAGGAAGTTACTCTCCCAGAGAACCCTGAGACTGTGGGGGACTGTACCAACCCTGATGATGCCCCTGAAAACAAACCTGTCCAGTCACCTAGCACACAGAGCCCAGAGACAACCACCATGCCTTTCCACCTGGTAGCCTCGGCTCCCACCGTCTCCCAGCGGCCACTGAAGGTCAGCTTCTCCCTAGTGGAAAAGCAGCCAGTCACAGGGGCTCCACAGCGCCCAGCCTCCCCTACCTCAGAGCCCAGCCCCAACCCAATGGACCCACCTGCGTTTGGGTTTGAGTACCTGCCAGAGAGCGACCAGGCCGGGCTGCTTGTGACAGATGAGGAGCTGGACGCCTTCCTCCGGGGGGAGACCCAGGGCCAGGAGGACAATGGGGTCCCTGACTGCGGGAGGCCCGGGGAGAACCTCCAGGATGAGGGCTTCTCCGAGCTCAACGGGAACCTGGAGGAGCGGCTAGTGGAGGAGGAGCTGCGGAGATGCAGCCGGAGCCTAGGGGAAGGGCTGGAGAGGCTGGCCTCCCGGGAGAGTGACAGGACCTTGTCCGCAGAGGGGGACGTGAGTCGAGCTCTCTCCGCTCCCTCCCAGGACCCCCCCAGCCCCAGCCACAAAGACTCCAGCCCCTGTAGTCCCCGTAACCTCCCACCACCCTACTACGGAGGGGCCCGACCCAAACAGCTGCACTGTCAAGCACCTAGAGCACCTCCAGCAGCGGGGGAGGACCAAGGGCCCAGTAGCCCCACAGACCGCACCGACACTGGGGAAGAGGTGGACCAAAgcccctctcctcccagccccaACCCTGCCGAGGACCCCTCTAACCAAGGTGTACCCTGTCCAGGTTACTCCCCGCCTGAGCTCTATGTGAGCAGTGTGGGGTACGACGAACTGTCGGAGCCCCCACCCTACCCTGGCAAGCCTGCTGGAGAGGGGAGCGGGTCCTCAGAGGGGAGGGAGGCGGAGGATGAAGATGGGCTGGGGTGCAAGCAGCCCCCCTGGGTGCCGGATTCGGAGGCACCCAACTGTATGAACTGCTGGCAGAAGTTCACCTTCACCAGGAGGAGGCACCACTGCCGGGCCTGTGGGAAG GTGTACTGTGCCATCTGCTGCAACAGGAGATGCAAGCTAAAGTACCTGGACAAGGAGGCCCGGGTGTGTGTCGTCTGCTTCGAGACCGTACACAGAAGTAAGACCCAAG cCCAGGCGCTGGAGCGTATGAGGAGTCCGCCAGGTCCGAGCCCCAACCCCAACGTCCCGTCAGAGTACTGCAGCACCATCCCCCCCCTGCAGCAGGCCCGGGCTGCAGGCACCCTCAACTCCCCTCCGCCCACCGTCATGGTGCCTGTCTCCGTGCTCAAAAACCCTGGCAGCGACG GTTGTCCTCGTGAGCAGAAGCGTGTGTGGTTTGCAGATGGCATCCTGCCCAATGGAGAGGTGGCCAACACCACCAAGCTCTCTGTGACTGGCAGGAGGGGCTCCCAGGAGTCCAGCCCTGTCACACCTGACCCACCTACG GCTGGCAGCAGAGTGTCCCCTGGCTCTGCAGCGGTGTCGGAGGGTGGTGTGTCGGCCTCAGTCGAGGTGGTGCGCCCAGtgtcaggaccctgggactacaGCCTGctgtgtggggtggggggctgTGTAGAGAGGAGCCCCAGTCTGCTGCCAGAGGATGAGGAGGGCTTGCCACCTCTACTCATCACCAccggagaggaggaaggaggaggggatcTATTGGTGGAGGAGCGCCCCGCCACCTGCCAGATCCTTCTCTTATTGGAGGAGGGAGGGCCGCGACCTTTGACCTTTGTCCTCAACGCAAACCTGCTGGTCAACATCAAACTGGTCACCT ACTGCTGTAGGAAGTGCTGGTGTCTGGGCTCCAGTGGTCTACAGACTgtgggacagagggaggtggTGTTCATCCTGGAGGTTCTGCCAGAGGAGAGGGCTCTGCCCAAAGACCTGTTCacactctacctctccatctaccAGGACGCACAGAGAG GGAAGTATGTAGAGGAGCTGGGCAACGTGGCATTCACAGGTAGTTTCCTGGGGAGTAAGGAGCACGGCGGCGTGCTGTTTTACTCCCCTACCTTCCAGCCCCTGGAGGGCCTCTGTCTGCCCCCACAGCCCTTCCTCTGTGGTCTGCTCATCCAGAGGCTGGAGGTGCCCTGGGCCAAGGTGTTCCCCCTCAGACTGCTGCTACGGCTGGGAGCAGAACACAGTG TGTACCCCAGCACTCTGGTCAGCGTCCGCTTCAGAGAAACTGtgttcagagagacaggacacacCATCATGAACCTGTTGGCT GACCTGAGGAACTACCAGTACAGTCTGCCTGCTGTGGAGGGTCTGAGGATCCACATGGAGATGGGCCACAGCTACATCGACATTCCCAAGAGCAGCTTCCCAGAG ATGCTGAAGGTTGTGAATGCGTCTAACGAGCATGTGATCAGTGTGGGTGCCGGGTTCAGCTCAGAGGCTGACTCCCACCTGGTCTGTTTCCAGAACAACGAGGGCACCTATCAGACCCAGGCCAACAGCCAGCCTGGCAAGACACGCACAG TGACGGGGGCCAGCTTCGTGGTGTTCAACGGGGCCCTGAAGGCCTCGTCAGGCTTCATCGCCAAGTCGAGCATCGTGGAGGACGGCCTGATGGTTCAGATCCCCCCAGAGACCATGGAGGCCCTGCGTGCCGCCCTGAGGGGGCAGACTGACTTCCACATCCCCTGTGGCAAGGCTGACGGAGGGGAGCTCCGGGACAATGTCACCGTCCGCTGGATTGACTGGAGTTCCCCCGTCAACGCTGG TGTGACCAGTGGTGTAGACAGGAAACCTCTGGAGGGGGTCCACAGTGTGAGGATGCAGCAGGACACAGAATTTGAGTCGGACGGACGCACCATCAGGTGTACTGAG gtgTTCTACTGGCTGAAGAGTCCAGACATGTCCCTGTCTGCGGTGCTGCCGTCCTGCAGTGTGTTCCACAGGGAGATGGCTGTGGCCAGCTGTAGTGCTCTGACCCctcacctctctgtcctctcagccaGCGGCATCAACTCCCTCGCCCTCAGAGTctctacacacactgacatg gtggagTACCAGGCCGGTTCAGGAGGTAGGCTCCTACCCCAGCACTATATGAACGAGCTAGACAACGCTCTGATCCCCGTCATCCACGGAGGTTCAGCAAGAGTGCCACAGACAGCCATGGACATGGAGTTTATCTTCTacatcacacacactgtctaa
- the LOC109868800 gene encoding zinc finger FYVE domain-containing protein 16 isoform X2 translates to MDNFFKAAVCDLDKLLDDFELNTDEHNYRSVSLTPPAYPGHSLGPQGFLLETSTVPVPHSLLDLNSLHYGTAPSCPDCSSPSPGDCQAKGRPLMGVDLLSSVDGRGAAKSCAPPFPKRALKPVCDLVSDTGSAHLLLRANSHDAFSELDVVERRLEEELLVDFTSPLVALPEDSSAGLGPGLGRTEGREAAGGGEGLLGLDSGGYSATLSLLDVILPAAVERPPSLRNSESGETEEERDREGEATEVAFVNQHLKITPARQDQASVPPVAIDTKKEDTPTCDIDTETREEGEGSLEPSELTEAESSGSCTGQEPNPEDGSGGVAESPSAETELSLSCLPMGVSMCGALVASKNPEEAMGGGGGEAGLTETLEAESLSAFEVQEEVTLPENPETVGDCTNPDDAPENKPVQSPSTQSPETTTMPFHLVASAPTVSQRPLKVSFSLVEKQPVTGAPQRPASPTSEPSPNPMDPPAFGFEYLPESDQAGLLVTDEELDAFLRGETQGQEDNGVPDCGRPGENLQDEGFSELNGNLEERLVEEELRRCSRSLGEGLERLASRESDRTLSAEGDVSRALSAPSQDPPSPSHKDSSPCSPRNLPPPYYGGARPKQLHCQAPRAPPAAGEDQGPSSPTDRTDTGEEVDQSPSPPSPNPAEDPSNQGVPCPGYSPPELYVSSVGYDELSEPPPYPGKPAGEGSGSSEGREAEDEDGLGCKQPPWVPDSEAPNCMNCWQKFTFTRRRHHCRACGKVYCAICCNRRCKLKYLDKEARVCVVCFETVHRTQALERMRSPPGPSPNPNVPSEYCSTIPPLQQARAAGTLNSPPPTVMVPVSVLKNPGSDGCPREQKRVWFADGILPNGEVANTTKLSVTGRRGSQESSPVTPDPPTAGSRVSPGSAAVSEGGVSASVEVVRPVSGPWDYSLLCGVGGCVERSPSLLPEDEEGLPPLLITTGEEEGGGDLLVEERPATCQILLLLEEGGPRPLTFVLNANLLVNIKLVTYCCRKCWCLGSSGLQTVGQREVVFILEVLPEERALPKDLFTLYLSIYQDAQRGKYVEELGNVAFTGSFLGSKEHGGVLFYSPTFQPLEGLCLPPQPFLCGLLIQRLEVPWAKVFPLRLLLRLGAEHSVYPSTLVSVRFRETVFRETGHTIMNLLADLRNYQYSLPAVEGLRIHMEMGHSYIDIPKSSFPEMLKVVNASNEHVISVGAGFSSEADSHLVCFQNNEGTYQTQANSQPGKTRTVTGASFVVFNGALKASSGFIAKSSIVEDGLMVQIPPETMEALRAALRGQTDFHIPCGKADGGELRDNVTVRWIDWSSPVNAGVTSGVDRKPLEGVHSVRMQQDTEFESDGRTIRCTEVFYWLKSPDMSLSAVLPSCSVFHREMAVASCSALTPHLSVLSASGINSLALRVSTHTDMVEYQAGSGGRLLPQHYMNELDNALIPVIHGGSARVPQTAMDMEFIFYITHTV, encoded by the exons ATGGACAACTTCTTCAAGGCTGCTGTATGTGACCTGGACAAGCTTCTGGATGACTTTGAGCTCAATACAG ATGAGCACAACTACAGATCAGTCTCTCTGACACCTCCCGCGTATCCCGGTCACTCTCTGGGCCCCCAGGGTTTCCTTCTGGAAACCTCCACAGTTCCAGTTCCGCACTCTCTCCTTGACCTAAACTCCCTGCACTATGGCACTGCCCCCAGCTGCCCCGACTGTTCCAGCCCCAGTCCTGGAGATTGCCAGGCCAAGGGACGGCCTCTCATGGGGGTTGACCTGCTCTCCTCTGTGGACGGCCGGGGGGCTGCTAAGAGCTGTGCGCCACCCTTCCCCAAGCGGGCCCTGAAGCCTGTGTGTGACCTGGTCAGTGACACAGGCTCAGCCCACCTCCTCCTCCGGGCCAACAGCCACGACGCCTTCAGTGAGCTGGATGTGGTGGAGAGACGGCTGGAGGAGGAGCTTCTGGTGGACTTCACCAGCCCCTTGGTAGCACTGCCTGAGGACTCCTCAGCAGGTCTGGGTCCCGGCCTTGGGAGGACTGAGGGGAGGGAGGCTGCcgggggaggggaggggctgcTGGGGCTGGACTCTGGTGGTTACTCTGCCACTCTCAGTCTGCTGGATGTGATTCTCCCTGCTGCTGTGGAGAGGCCCCCCTCACTGAGGAACTCTGAGTCTGGAGAgacggaggaagagagagacagagagggagaagcgacAGAGGTGGCCTTCGTCAACCAACACCTGAAAATCACACCAGCCCGCCAGGACCAGGCTAGTGTCCCACCTGTTGCCATAGACACCAAAAAAGAGGACACTCCCACGTGTGATATCGACACAGAGACcagggaggagggtgaggggtCTTTGGAGCCCTCTGAGCTGACTGAAGCAGAGAGCTCTGGGAGCTGCACTGGACAGGAACCTAACCCTGAGGACGGCAGTGGTGGTGTGGCCGAGAGCCCATCAGCAGAGACAGAGCTTTCACTGTCCTGCCTGCCCATGGGCGTGTCCATGTGTGGGGCCCTGGTGGCCTCCAAGAACCCTGAGGAAGCcatgggaggggggggaggggaggctgGCCTAACTGAGACCTTAGAGGCAGAGTCCCTGTCTGCTTTCGAAGTCCAGGAGGAAGTTACTCTCCCAGAGAACCCTGAGACTGTGGGGGACTGTACCAACCCTGATGATGCCCCTGAAAACAAACCTGTCCAGTCACCTAGCACACAGAGCCCAGAGACAACCACCATGCCTTTCCACCTGGTAGCCTCGGCTCCCACCGTCTCCCAGCGGCCACTGAAGGTCAGCTTCTCCCTAGTGGAAAAGCAGCCAGTCACAGGGGCTCCACAGCGCCCAGCCTCCCCTACCTCAGAGCCCAGCCCCAACCCAATGGACCCACCTGCGTTTGGGTTTGAGTACCTGCCAGAGAGCGACCAGGCCGGGCTGCTTGTGACAGATGAGGAGCTGGACGCCTTCCTCCGGGGGGAGACCCAGGGCCAGGAGGACAATGGGGTCCCTGACTGCGGGAGGCCCGGGGAGAACCTCCAGGATGAGGGCTTCTCCGAGCTCAACGGGAACCTGGAGGAGCGGCTAGTGGAGGAGGAGCTGCGGAGATGCAGCCGGAGCCTAGGGGAAGGGCTGGAGAGGCTGGCCTCCCGGGAGAGTGACAGGACCTTGTCCGCAGAGGGGGACGTGAGTCGAGCTCTCTCCGCTCCCTCCCAGGACCCCCCCAGCCCCAGCCACAAAGACTCCAGCCCCTGTAGTCCCCGTAACCTCCCACCACCCTACTACGGAGGGGCCCGACCCAAACAGCTGCACTGTCAAGCACCTAGAGCACCTCCAGCAGCGGGGGAGGACCAAGGGCCCAGTAGCCCCACAGACCGCACCGACACTGGGGAAGAGGTGGACCAAAgcccctctcctcccagccccaACCCTGCCGAGGACCCCTCTAACCAAGGTGTACCCTGTCCAGGTTACTCCCCGCCTGAGCTCTATGTGAGCAGTGTGGGGTACGACGAACTGTCGGAGCCCCCACCCTACCCTGGCAAGCCTGCTGGAGAGGGGAGCGGGTCCTCAGAGGGGAGGGAGGCGGAGGATGAAGATGGGCTGGGGTGCAAGCAGCCCCCCTGGGTGCCGGATTCGGAGGCACCCAACTGTATGAACTGCTGGCAGAAGTTCACCTTCACCAGGAGGAGGCACCACTGCCGGGCCTGTGGGAAG GTGTACTGTGCCATCTGCTGCAACAGGAGATGCAAGCTAAAGTACCTGGACAAGGAGGCCCGGGTGTGTGTCGTCTGCTTCGAGACCGTACACAGAA cCCAGGCGCTGGAGCGTATGAGGAGTCCGCCAGGTCCGAGCCCCAACCCCAACGTCCCGTCAGAGTACTGCAGCACCATCCCCCCCCTGCAGCAGGCCCGGGCTGCAGGCACCCTCAACTCCCCTCCGCCCACCGTCATGGTGCCTGTCTCCGTGCTCAAAAACCCTGGCAGCGACG GTTGTCCTCGTGAGCAGAAGCGTGTGTGGTTTGCAGATGGCATCCTGCCCAATGGAGAGGTGGCCAACACCACCAAGCTCTCTGTGACTGGCAGGAGGGGCTCCCAGGAGTCCAGCCCTGTCACACCTGACCCACCTACG GCTGGCAGCAGAGTGTCCCCTGGCTCTGCAGCGGTGTCGGAGGGTGGTGTGTCGGCCTCAGTCGAGGTGGTGCGCCCAGtgtcaggaccctgggactacaGCCTGctgtgtggggtggggggctgTGTAGAGAGGAGCCCCAGTCTGCTGCCAGAGGATGAGGAGGGCTTGCCACCTCTACTCATCACCAccggagaggaggaaggaggaggggatcTATTGGTGGAGGAGCGCCCCGCCACCTGCCAGATCCTTCTCTTATTGGAGGAGGGAGGGCCGCGACCTTTGACCTTTGTCCTCAACGCAAACCTGCTGGTCAACATCAAACTGGTCACCT ACTGCTGTAGGAAGTGCTGGTGTCTGGGCTCCAGTGGTCTACAGACTgtgggacagagggaggtggTGTTCATCCTGGAGGTTCTGCCAGAGGAGAGGGCTCTGCCCAAAGACCTGTTCacactctacctctccatctaccAGGACGCACAGAGAG GGAAGTATGTAGAGGAGCTGGGCAACGTGGCATTCACAGGTAGTTTCCTGGGGAGTAAGGAGCACGGCGGCGTGCTGTTTTACTCCCCTACCTTCCAGCCCCTGGAGGGCCTCTGTCTGCCCCCACAGCCCTTCCTCTGTGGTCTGCTCATCCAGAGGCTGGAGGTGCCCTGGGCCAAGGTGTTCCCCCTCAGACTGCTGCTACGGCTGGGAGCAGAACACAGTG TGTACCCCAGCACTCTGGTCAGCGTCCGCTTCAGAGAAACTGtgttcagagagacaggacacacCATCATGAACCTGTTGGCT GACCTGAGGAACTACCAGTACAGTCTGCCTGCTGTGGAGGGTCTGAGGATCCACATGGAGATGGGCCACAGCTACATCGACATTCCCAAGAGCAGCTTCCCAGAG ATGCTGAAGGTTGTGAATGCGTCTAACGAGCATGTGATCAGTGTGGGTGCCGGGTTCAGCTCAGAGGCTGACTCCCACCTGGTCTGTTTCCAGAACAACGAGGGCACCTATCAGACCCAGGCCAACAGCCAGCCTGGCAAGACACGCACAG TGACGGGGGCCAGCTTCGTGGTGTTCAACGGGGCCCTGAAGGCCTCGTCAGGCTTCATCGCCAAGTCGAGCATCGTGGAGGACGGCCTGATGGTTCAGATCCCCCCAGAGACCATGGAGGCCCTGCGTGCCGCCCTGAGGGGGCAGACTGACTTCCACATCCCCTGTGGCAAGGCTGACGGAGGGGAGCTCCGGGACAATGTCACCGTCCGCTGGATTGACTGGAGTTCCCCCGTCAACGCTGG TGTGACCAGTGGTGTAGACAGGAAACCTCTGGAGGGGGTCCACAGTGTGAGGATGCAGCAGGACACAGAATTTGAGTCGGACGGACGCACCATCAGGTGTACTGAG gtgTTCTACTGGCTGAAGAGTCCAGACATGTCCCTGTCTGCGGTGCTGCCGTCCTGCAGTGTGTTCCACAGGGAGATGGCTGTGGCCAGCTGTAGTGCTCTGACCCctcacctctctgtcctctcagccaGCGGCATCAACTCCCTCGCCCTCAGAGTctctacacacactgacatg gtggagTACCAGGCCGGTTCAGGAGGTAGGCTCCTACCCCAGCACTATATGAACGAGCTAGACAACGCTCTGATCCCCGTCATCCACGGAGGTTCAGCAAGAGTGCCACAGACAGCCATGGACATGGAGTTTATCTTCTacatcacacacactgtctaa